One genomic window of Trichosurus vulpecula isolate mTriVul1 chromosome X, mTriVul1.pri, whole genome shotgun sequence includes the following:
- the LOC118832761 gene encoding histone deacetylase complex subunit SAP30L-like produces MNGFSTEEDSREGPPAPAPAPAPTAAPAPAPGYGQSCCLIEDGERCVRPAGNTSFSKRIRKSISQKKLRLDIDKSVRHLYICDFHKNFIQSVRNKRKRKSSDDGGDSPEGETDIPEVDLYQLQVNTLRRYKRHYKLQTRPGFNKAQLAETVSRHFRNIPVNEKETLAYFIYMVKSNKSRLDQKAESNKQLE; encoded by the coding sequence ATGAACGGCTTCAGCACGGAGGAGGACAGCCGGGAAGGGCCCccagccccggccccggcccccgcGCCCACCGCCGCGCCCGCGCCCGCCCCCGGCTACGGCCAGAGCTGCTGCCTGATCGAGGACGGGGAGCGCTGCGTCCGGCCTGCCGGCAACACCTCCTTCAGCAAGAGGATCCGGAAGAGCATCTCGCAGAAGAAACTCCGGCTGGACATCGACAAGAGCGTAAGACATCTGTATATCTGTGATTTTCACAAAAATTTCATCCAGAGCGTACgaaacaaaaggaagagaaagagcagTGATGATGGCGGAGATTCTCCTGAGGGTGAAACAGACATCCCTGAGGTTGATTTGTACCAGTTGCAGGTGAATACGTTGAGGCGCTACAAAAGGCATTACAAGTTGCAGACGAGACCAGGATTCAACAAGGCACAGCTAGCAGAGACAGTCAGCCGTCACTTCCGGAATATCCCAGTGAACGAGAAGGAGACCCTTGCTTATTTCATCTATATGGTGAAGAGTAACAAGAGTAGGCTGGACCAGAAAGCAGAGAGTAACAAGCAGCTGGAATGA